CTTTCTTACCTTGGTCGTTGGTGGTGTGTGGTAGAAGAAAAGGCCCTTCTTGTTGCCCATGCACAATGTCCCGAGGATCCTCATGCCGCCGATGGATGCCTTGACCACCGGGACGGTGTCGGCGAGCTCGGCCTCAAACACACTGCAACCACAGGACCAATTAGAAGAGAAGAAGCCACCAGGGGAGGGGGTCGCGATTAACCATGACAGATCGAGTCGAGGACAGCCAACCTGGTGAAATTCCCCGCCCCACCGGCCGGGACGAGGCAGTAGGCGTTGGTGAGCCTCGCGAACACCCCGACCTCGCATGAGTTCTCAAACTTGAGGCCTGCAGCAGAGAGACACCAAACCAAAGCATCATCACAATTCACATCGATCaaatttttctttttaaaaaaagaGAGGAAACCTAACAAGGCAGGCAGGATCGGAGGGGGACTTACGGGACGCCATTGTCGGACGAGCTCGCGAAAACCTCTGTCGCCGGCGAGTAGGGTAGGGTTTAGCGGGCGGGCGCGCGGGCCGATGAGGTGCGCGCAGTTGGTGTTCCGGGAATGGAGGTTGTGGCTAGGTGAGGTGAACTCCTCTTATAATACGCATCACAGGCTGCACGTGCCGTGGTTACGTTTTCTCCAAGTTTTTGTGCCCACCACGGATCTGCTCTTGGCTTTTGCTTTTTTTTGAACAAAAGATGGGTCACGCGACCCAGAAACTGCATTAACCATAGATCGGTAGCACTAGCACACCGTAGTTTACAACAGGACACACAAAGGAAAGAAAATTACAGACCAGTCCCTGTTTTTTGCATGGAGGACCCCGAACAGGAAACAAGAAATGCAATCGGGTCCAAATCATCTCCCAACCGGATCCAATCCCGTCGTCGCCGGGGACGTTAGCACTTGGTACGTCGGGACCTCCGCAGCTGCTTCTCCCATAGCACAACACCGCAGAAGAAGAAGCCTTAGACTCCGATTCGGAGATGAACTGCCTCCCATCTAGGCACCAGGCCGGGAGGAAGAGAAAGGGCCGCCCTTCGGCCAGCATATTCAATGGCGAGACGGTGAGGACCGGCTGCCGACAGCCGAAGCGGGCGCCGTTGCCTCGTCTCAAACCCATTGAGGATGAGCTCCTTCCCAAACTGCAAAGTCCAGCTCGCCGCCTCTCCTTCTTCCTCCATCCACCACCACGATGGCTTGAAAAGAAAGGGAAGAGCAGCCGGGCCTCCACCTTAACAGGAAACACAACGAGCTTATTGAAGGAGTCGCCGCCGTCATTTCCTCCGGTTGCACGCAGCACCTCGCCACCGCAACCATCAGAAACGCCGACGCTAGCCACCAGGCGCAGCTCGCGTGCGCCGGCGGCGCGCTCCACCACGGCATAGCGCCAGACACCACTTGGGCAAGACTCGATCTAATCCTAGACCTGCTATTTACAGATCTCCACACACCTCTCCCATCTCTCGTCCGGCCGGCATCGCCGTCGTCGGAGATTGGGGATCGGGCGGGATCGGGGAAGCTACAGGCGACTCTCAAGGGGCTCTCTAGAAGGGACTCGCTCCTGCTTTGGTTCGGTTGGCTACTTGGCTTTTGCTTTGCTTCGGTTGTTTTGGGTTTATGTTGGCGCCAAGCTTCTCTCGCGCTGCCAGCCGCAGCGCCTCCCGGAGGTCAAATCCAATAATCCCCATGGTGACAAAAGAAAAAGGAAGGGAAAATGTTATCTGACTGACGTTCTCCAGGAGTCTGGTGCTGACGAACTACCTTTTAACCGAGACCACTGATTCCTAACCTTTTGCTGACGAATTTTTTTGCCGTGACCGACGATGTGGAAGCATCTTTTTTTTCTAGAACCGCCGATAATTTTACTGGGACCGGCGAATTTTGTGCAGCGACCGGCGACTATTGAAGATTTTTTTCCTAAAATTTGTTGTTTGCTAGGACACAGTCGTGCAAAGCCAAATGATAGCGAGTGAGGGGCGGCGATGGCAGTGTTGCTACCGGTgattgggggggagggggggtaggaAAGGCGACGAAGTTTGCTACACGCTGGATGGTGGTGCCACGAGAGATCAGAGAGAGTGCAAACACGGCGACCGAGTGTTGCGACCACGAGCATGCAGAGCTACAACCCAGTGAAGACGAGATGGGTGAGCAGCGTCGACGACGAGGCTGGATCATCACCTATGGTCCAAGGCGCCAAACGGGCTGACAATAAACCACTCTCACGGGTGAGGGAAACTTTTTGTTCTCTTCTTTTCTGCTTTTTTTTACCATGTCGGCCTATTTGGTGGCCACCCGTTGAATGTTGAGCCAGTCGACTAAATAATACCCTTAGTGCAACGTGTGGGCCTCTCTGGTGGCGTATCCCTCGTGAGTCATGAGTTCTCATAGTTAACTAATGTTTTTCCGCAAgagctatatctcgcttatagcgaGATAGAAGCTACTCTTGCATCAGGAACAACACACGCGGCCCGGCAAATTAGGGCAGGACTCGCTCACTATAGGTTTGCTCTGCTCCGGTTTTcttccatttttcatttttttcatttttcttttcttttcctttttatttttattttttaaccatattttgtttttcccttttcttcGTTATAATTCCAGTTTTCTTTATATTACACTTGTATTCTTTGTTTTTCacttgtttttattttcttttctgttgttcttcgtttttcttttggttttcttttcttttctctgttttcattgttttgtttccttttatcTTTCTTCGATTTTCATTTATTCTCTCTGGTTTTTGTATTTATATTTCTTTTTCACCAATTTATTTGGTTTTCTTTGGGttcatttctttctttctttttctttgtgtTTCTTTATGGTTTTCACCAGTTTAAAAACCTTTTTGATTGTCATTTgtcttgttttctatgtgttgtttgtatagttttttcttggtTTTTATACATGCTAAACATTTTAAAAGTACACAgctaacattttttaaataaataTTTTTGAGGTATGTACTTTTCGTATACGTCAACAATATGTTTTTATACAAGTTCAATTCTTTCTAATTACTTGATAAACATTTTCTAAATATATGTGTTTGATGGCTAGTTTTTTTTTTCATATGCATACATTTTGTGTATACATCAGGAatgtttaaatacatgattaacatttatgTTTCACAACTACTTCTTTTCATGCAGATTGTATATTTACCTTATACATCTGAATTTTTTGAATATAAgttcaatttttttgaaatatatgatTAAATTTTTTTAATACACGATCACCATTTTTAAAAGTTTATGTTTTGTTGTTCAAATTTTTAGTGCATGTTTCAAAATTTCCATATACATAATGAACATTTTTATACACTTTTAATATTTTGAAAtagatgattaacattttttttttcaaatatttaaTGTTTGATGACTAATTTTTTTTCAtatacattgtacattttttgtatatatcaggaacatttttAATACCTTTTTAACTTTTTTTATACGCAATCAACATTTTTTTATAGAACTAGCAAAACAATAAAAGACACAAAGTTTATTTTGCGGGAAAAAGACATAATGTTTTTGCGGGCATAAAAGATTCAACTTCATATAATAGAGGCGCTTGCCCCATCAGGATTGGACCCCGCAGCCACTGCGACGCATATGTGTTCACTGAAAAAAGAGCAATGCAGTTTTTATAAGCTCTTGGCAGGCCGCCTGGGCCTGGCCATGGACACGGCGCTGCGCGGGCGAGCTTTGGTACGACCTCGTTTTTCAACTGTCCGTTTGTGCGCAAAGACAAGTTGTTGCTACGGCAttttctaagagcatctccagccgtttgtcCCTGTGGGTCAGAAAAAGCACCGTTTATGGGCGAACCGGCGATATTTTCATCATGAGATAGGTTCTCAGTTGCCGCCCCAGACTTTTTTTGTAAACATTTTAAAAAAAACATACGGTCAAAATTCGACAAACACGACATATATTCGGCAAACACGTCATAGATTAGGCATTCCACAGTTTTTTTACATATAGAAAATATAAAATCTACTAAAAAATAAAGGGCCGCGCCTACAGGCCGAAGAACTGGCTGAACGCGGCGtagtcgtcgtcgccgccgtcctCCTTCTCCTTCACACGGCCATCCCTGCTGGATCCGGGGTCGCCCCGGCGGACAGGTTTGGCCGACGGCGGCGCGTCGTCCTCGTTGCTGTCCTCGAGCACGATCACGCCTCCCTCCTCGCGTCCACGGCGGCGcggggcgatctcctccagggcgtgGCGCTGGCGCTCCATCTCCAGCCGGGCTCAATCCTCCCGCGCAAACTTCATGGCGGACTCGTCATCGAGTGCATCATCGGCCTCGCTCTTCACGGTGGCGAGCCCCGGCTCTGTCTTCGGCTTGACGAggtgggggaggggggaggaggaggcacgaCCGCCCTCATTGATGACGAAGCCGACGCTGCGGGTGCGCTGGCCAAGCGGCATTTCTACGGGCTTGGCCTTGACGCTGACGAGTGCCGGCGACcgggaggagtgggaggaggatcgggaggaggaggaggaggacccaccCAGCATTCTCCTCGGCAGCCACGCGCCGCCACTCCGGCGGGGGGCCGGGGCAGCCGGGTACTCGAGCGGCggatcgttgccgccctcgaggtactcgAGGACCGCGTGGAGTGTGCGGCCCGGGGCTCCCCACCACAGGCGGCGACCATCGCTGTTGTTGCGCCCCCGCACCACCGGCACGTTGTTGATGGAGGCTAGCCGCTCCGCCCGCTGGCGTTCGAAGTACGCCGCTCACGCCTCGTGGTTGCTGGCGTCATACTCCGGGAGGGCCCAGTCCTCCTCCGACAGGGAGGCCCGCACATGCTCGATCTCGGCGTGGAAGTAGGCGGGGTGTTCGACGTCGGGAAGAGGAGGGACGGGGACGCCCCCGACGCTGAGCCTCCACCGCCCCGGCATGCGCATGTCAGGGGGCACCGGGTAGTTCGCCTCGTGGAGGAGGTGGGCTTCCCACTCATgtagcgagcggcggccgaagccgttggccgccgccgcgtcgccggggaACAGTTCGCCCATCTGTTGTGCGTGCACGCGGTGGCTAGACGGGGAGGGAGGGAAAGAGAGGGCGTCCGCGACGAGAGAGGGGGCTGCGGGCGGGTGCTTCCACCGGCGAGGGAGGGGGCGACTTTTATAGCGGCCAGAGGGCGGCAACATGTGTACGCATGGCGGGAAGGGGCGCGTCGCCGCACTGCGCCGCCCCGTGAGGAagcaatggaaggctgaccggcggcagccttggcattgattccccacaGAAAAccaaggcgatgaggacgacgaggcgTGGGGGCCGCTGAGTCGGCATGCCTGACGTTCTTTCGCGTCAAAAACGATTGCCACGGCGCCCTCGAGCGCcctccagcgcgccgggttcggcctgtgtcTGTCGGTGCCAGTTTCAAACCTAACCGGCAAAAAATAGGCTCCTAGAAGGACCTGTTGGGAACGGAACTGAGCCGTTTTTTCGATGCCGACACTAAAAAATGGTCATAGAGGAGCTtgttggggacgcggctggagatgctcagaCAAAGTCGTCCGTCGTTTGATAGCTGTGACGTCACAATTTGACGCAGCTACACAAACCCACGTAGTTCCCTCGGATCACCTAATCTAACTCGGAAAACAAACCCGCGGCGCCCATCTCTCGCTTCACCCGGATCGCACGATAGCAAACTGACACGCCAGCATGCAAAACTGTCCGGTGGCACCCCATTCCAGGCAGTGGAAGATGATCATTGATGGGAGCGGTGGTACCGAGGTATGGTGCCGGAAGTTCATCAAGATCATCGTCTGCGGGAGTTTCATGAGTCAAGGAGTCGTGCGAGTCAACACATCTCGGTCGGTCGGTCATCATCGTTGTGTCAGCGTCGTCATGTCCAAGTGCTCGTCTTtgtgaggaggcgttgaagatgaagcccATCCAGGTCGTCTATGTGTCTCGACGAGATGATCAAGTTCAACTATGTGGGGGCGGTAAACCAGTGAAGGTGAGTCTCTTCAAGGGTGGTGTGATCCACAAGGAGCTGGCATGTATCTTGCTAGGGTGGATGGTGAAGTCCACCGGGTGGGGTATTCCACAGGTTACTGGCGAGACTGGGTAGTCCAAGACATAATTGAAGTGGTCCGTAAATTCGCCAAGTTAAAATTGGGGAGACATTTTTGCGAGCAATCAAGACCGTCAATTTGATTTGTCGTGGTGTAAGCAGATGAGTTGACATGGGATGGATTTACAACGATTCAAGATCGGAGAAGCACAGAAGACAAGTGTCAAGATTAGGAAGAGATTGTTAGCTGTAATCTTGAGCAAAATAGACAGGTATACATGCACATACGTGCTGTGGTTACATGTGCGTGTGAGTCTAGTTTCCTATACGTGTTTGCGTTAGGTTGGTTTGTGTTCGGTTCATATACGTAGAGTACACTGGTCCACGTAAGTACAATTAGTCCTAGTCCTAGTCGTAGTTAAATAGAAGTTGTTGCACAGGAGTCCGGTCAGGATTTGTATCATGGGCGTGGGCTTGTGTCCGTGTACTGGTCTGCATATATATATATGCACCAGGTTGATCATGTAACATTGACAGAAaaagagaaaacagaaaataaaaaaaagagaaacaaagggCACGATAAAAGTCCTTGGCTATAAAAGTTTTGTGTTTATTGTGATTTGATGTGATCGGTTCTGTGGACGAATTTCAACACTCCGTCCGTCCGGCCGGCAGAGCGTGCGTACCCATGCACAGAGAGTATGGGAATTGGTGCGTGCGGTGAACCTGCCCAAACAGCGTGCCCCGCTGATGATGGATAGATAGATGCCTCGCCCCTTCTTCTTTCTCTCAACTCCCTCGCCCCACCGGACCTTTTTCTTTATGATGGAGCGGCACCACGCTGACCGGTCACTGTCTTCTAATCGTGCGTGTAAATCTAGATGCGCCCCGTCAGCTTGGCCGTACCGGTAATCTGGAATGTGATTGATTATCCAGGGTTCTCATGGGGATTGCCTATCCATGCCATCTGCTGCAGAGTGATGATGCTACTGCTCCGCCGTCTCTCACTAAACTATGCTCGATCCGTGACGTGTTTCTGTTAGACCTAGTACAGCGCATTTCGTCTGAAACACACTCATCATCGTCTCTAAGCTTCTTCTTTCTCATCTTGCGGGGGCGTTCTAAGCTTCTTAATTATGCGAGTCATCAATCATGCATTACACGTTTCGTCAAATACAAACAAAGCGAATCCACGACAACGCTGGCCGGTTGTTGTAATCTCATATGGAATTGATCTACTACTACCAGAGTACCACTCCTATTTTGTATCCCAACATGCATGTTAGGCTGTTAGTTCCGTGGTTGAACCGCCTCGTTGCTGGGAAACCGACACTCTTTTTGTTCTGCTATTATCCTTAAGTACTAGTAGCCAAAGATTACCTACATCAACTTCCTAGAATGTTCTTTCTTCTGGCCTAAAACCACAATCAAAGAGCTAGGTAAAATTCATCATGCATCTAATCAGACCTTATAGGATTGTTGCTTTGATGCTAAGTGCCCAGCTGCAGCTGTGTGGGATATCGTCTGTGTCTTTTTGAACCTGTGATCGTAGAACAACGATATGCATGTTAGGTTGTTAGTTCCGTGGTTGAACTGCCATGTTGCTGGGAGACCGACACTCTTTTGTTCTGCTATTATCCTCAACTACTAGTAGCCATGATTACTTACATCAACTTCCTAGAGTGTTCTTTCTTCTAGCCTAAATCCACAATCAAAGAGCTAGGCAAAATTCACCATGCATCTTATCAGACCTTATAGGATTGTTGCTCTGATGCTGAGTGCCCAGCTGCGGCTGCGTGAGATATCGTCTGTGTCTTTTTGAACATGTGACTGTAGAACAATGGTATTTTCATTAAAttaatactacctccgtccgggtttttaAGTCCCTCCGACCGGAACGCACGGACCAAGGCAGGATCTGCTGCAGCAGCAGCAGATATTGTGGCAGAGCGACGGCCAACGAGCTTCGCACAGATATTACTGCATGCATGCAACGCTTCGCTTTTTCCTTGCACGCGTGCATGCAGTACTCTCGCTTGCATGATCCGGCGTGGGCGCCGTGACCCAATCAGCTTGCTCCCTCGCTAGCATCCATTGAACAATTCATCATGCCACGGATCGATCAACCATCCATTGGTCAATTCACGATGCCACGGATCGATCAAAGCTCGGCCAGAGAAAAAATGGCGCCACGGCCATCGACACAGCTTCAAATTCTCCTTATAAGAACAACACATGATGCATGCTTAATCGTACTCATTCGTTCTCGTCCTTCTTCCAGAACTCCATGGCGTTTTTTGATCTAAACCTACCTCCAGTAGACttagaggacggcggcggcgaaggGGAGGCGTTTGGACGTGGGCACGATGGGACTGCCGGCGGCGGAGTGGGCGCCGGAGGACCACAAGTTGGAGCTCGCGTCGTCGGCCTTCCTCCGCTAGGTCTAGCAGGACGCCGGCGAGGAGCTTTTGACCCGAGCCGCGGATCGCTCCCATCAAGCtcaagcggaggacgcactcatggGCGGCTCGGTCTTGCCGGTCGTACACAAGCTGTTGGATGGCTCGGCGGGAGTGGCTTCACCTTGTGCAGCAGCGCGCCAAGGTCCGGACCCATGCCCTGCGCGAAGCCATGTTGTAAGAACAAATCACGCCATGTTGGCCGGGGAAAAATACCATGGGCGTCCGAACTGCACCGGCTAGCATGCATCAACATGACAAGCATAAATAAACCATGAACACTTACCTGAGTACCCCGAGTCGCATCACCAACGACGAGCTCTGCGTGCGCTGGCACCTCCAAGCCGAGCTCCGCCTGGGTCTCCGCGTCAGGATCGACCTCGACGCCATGCTCGACGAGCGCCCCATCGTCGACGCCGAGCTCTGCGTGCCCACCAACGACGAGGTCGGGCGGCGGCGCATCCAAGCCCCGCCCCGCCTGGGTCTCCGCGTTAGGATCGACCTCGACGGCGTGCTGCGCCAGCGCCACGTCGTCCACGCCTACCTCCGCCGCAGTATGGACGACGTGATGCAGCGCATCCtctcgccggcggcggcgaagccCCGTTTTCTCCGTCTTCGGTCGCGGCGGCATGCTCGCAAGCTGTCGCGTGGGTGGCCGCGGCGTGCTGGTCGCGCTCGCGTCTGTTCGTGCTTCTGCGGGGTGGAGTACTAGTATTGCGGGGTGGAGTAGTATTAGTAATAGCCCATCTGCATGCAAGCTATACGCCAGCAGCTTTGAATTGATTGCGCTTTGGGAAGACGCAGCGCCTTCACTTTTTACATGGCGCCCGAAGGAGCGGCCCTGTAAATGTGGTACGAGCGTGCGGCACCGAGGGGACCtaaaaacccggacggaggtagtagtaaaaTATTTACAAGCAATAATACAAAGGGGAAATCATCCAATTTCAATTCTAGGCAGCAtaaaaattaaattataagttcTGTACTATCCAATTCTAGCCACACCCATATTGGATGTCGTGCAGTTTCCCAAACCCTAATGTTTAACAGGCATTAGATTAGGTTCGATCGCTTCAGCTCCTGTCTCGTTTGATCTCTCGATCACCCCGATGCCGTCGgccccgaccgccgccgccgtctcaCCCTTCGTCGCCCCGGCTGCCGCTGCTCAGGTCGCCCCAACCTCCTTGTTTTCTGCGTCGCGACCGCTCATCCCATTGGGCGCCGCCTCCATGGCTGCCGCGGCCCAGACCGGTGCCGCCCTCCGTTCCCCGTCCAGATGCCTCCAGGCTCCCATGGCGCCGCCGAGCCGCCGGTCCACTACGCCGCCGCAGCATCTCCTGGTCTGGTCCCGAACGCGACACCAGTGGCCGATCTACGCAACTACGCCGCCGCCGCTCCTAATGGCCTCGCCCCGCCCTGTACACATCCGCATGCATCTGGTGCAGCGCCCGTGGCTGCTTCCTGGTTGGATTACCGGCCGTACCAGCAGCAACATGCATATGGTGCAGCGCCCGCGTATGCATATGGATTACCAGGCGTACCAGCGCCGACATATGGTGCAGCGCCCGCGGCCGCTTCCAGCGGCGTTCTGCCCCAACAGCAGCAGCAAGCGCCGGCGACAGGATCCCACGGCGCCGCCACGGCCCCTCCATGGTCGACTACATCTACGACTGCTCCGTTGTTTTACGCCTACCCGACTGCCTCGGTGACCGCGCCTCCTTATGGCGCGTCCTTCTTGTATGGGGCGCCCTACGGTGGTCCGTCGATTGAGCTGGTGGCCCCTCCGTGCTACCGAGTGGTCCTTCACCTCGGGGTTTTTATGCACCATCGCCGTCTTCGGATCATGGTGTACTCAATGCACCGTTCTACTTTGCGCATCTCATCCCGGTGAAGCTGATGACGGATAACTATCTGTCGTGGCGTGCTTAGGTGATGCCACTTCTTCGCAGTCGTTACCTGGAGGGCTTTGTCGATGGCACTCTGCCGTGCCCCCCACCATACCACCCGGGGCATCATGCTTGGGTTGCTTAGGATCATGCCATACTCTCTGCCATCTAGTCCTCTCTCACGAAGGGGGTCTCGTCACTAGTCATCTTCGCCGCTACATCTCGAGATGCGTGAACGACTCTTCATATCAGTTTTGCTTCACAGTCTCAGGCGCGGGCTCATGCTATCTGCACTACGCTTGGGGAGGTGAAGCTTCATGATCTCAGCGTCACTGACTACTTCAACAAGGTGACGGGTATGGCTGACACACTTGCCTCCATTGGCAAGGCTCTTGGTCCGGAGAAGTTCACCTCTTATGTGCTCAATGGACTGAGTGACGACTATGATAATTTGGTGGAGAATATCAATGGTTGTGACACTCCCATTCAGCCGCGTTAGTTGTACACACGTCTCCTCGCTTCGGAGCAGCGCATCCAGGCTCGCCGCTCTACGTCGAGTTTCCCTTCCACCAACATTGCAACGCTGGGAAGGGCAAGCCCTACAAGCCACCAACTGGTGGCAAACCTCCGTCGACCGTGCCTAACTCGTGGAACACCACTACCTCGACGGGAGGCCGAGTCCGTGCCTGCTGTCCTTCATGTGGTGCTCAGGTCCCCTACCAGCTATGCAGACTTGATGGTCACCTTGCCTCTTGATGTCATCGTCGCTTGAAGCAGGATTTCTTGGGGATTGAGAACAATGGCAAGGGTAATGAGAAGCAGGCTGGCCTGGCGAGTTATGAGCAGGGGCATACTCCTTCCTGTCCAATTGATGCATGTCGGTACATGGATATGGGAGCTACCAATCACCTGACGAGTGAGATGGCAAGCTCTCTACATAGGAGCCGTACCGTGGACATGACCAGGTTCGCACCGCTAATGGGGAAGGTATGCACATCTCATATATTGGTCAGGCATCACTTCTTAAACGTCGATCCACACAATTACGTCTTCTTAATGTCCCTCGTGTTCCCACTGTTTCACCTAGTttactttcagttcctaaacttacCCGTGAT
The Triticum dicoccoides isolate Atlit2015 ecotype Zavitan chromosome 3A, WEW_v2.0, whole genome shotgun sequence genome window above contains:
- the LOC119271523 gene encoding uncharacterized protein LOC119271523, producing the protein MPPRPKTEKTGLRRRRREDALHHVVHTAAEVGVDDVALAQHAVEVDPNAETQAGRGLDAPPPDLVVGGHAELGVDDGALVEHGVEVDPDAETQAELGLEVPAHAELVVGDATRGTQGMGPDLGALLHKVKPLPPSHPTACVRPARPSRP